From the Pongo pygmaeus isolate AG05252 chromosome X, NHGRI_mPonPyg2-v2.0_pri, whole genome shotgun sequence genome, one window contains:
- the ATP6AP2 gene encoding renin receptor, with protein sequence MAVFVVLLALVAGVLGNEFSILKSPGSVVFRNGNWPIPGERIPDVAALSMGFSVKEDLSWPGLAVGNLFHRPRATVMVMVKGVNKLALPPGSVISYPLENAVPFSLDSVANSIHSLFSEETPVVLQLAPSEERVYMVGKANSVFEDLSVTLRQLRNRLFQENSVLSSLPLNSLSRNNEVDLLFLSELQVLHDISSLLSRHKHLAKDHSPDLYSLELAGLDEIGKRYGEDSEQFRDASKILVDALQKFADDMYSLYGGNAVVELVTVKSFDTSLIRKTRTILEAKQAKNPASPYNLAYKYNFEYSVVFNMVLWIMIALALAVIITSYNIWNMDPGYDSIIYRMTNQKIRMD encoded by the exons ATGGCTGTGTTTGTCGTGCTCCTGGCGTTGGTGGCGG GTGTTTTGGGGAACGAGTTTAGTATATTAAAATCACCAGGGTCTGTTGTTTTCCGAAATGGAAATTGGCCTATACCAGGAGAGCGGATCCCAGACGTGGCTGCATTGTCCATGGGCTTCTCTGTGAAAgaa GACCTTTCTTGGCCAGGACTCGCAGTGGGTAACCTGTTTCATCGTCCTCGGGCTACTgtcatggtgatggtgaaggGAGTGAACAAACTGGCTCTACCCCCAGGCAGTGTCATTTCGTACCCTTTGGAGAAT GCAGTTCCTTTTAGTCTTGACAGTGTTGCAAATTCCATTCACTCCTTATTTTCTGAGGAAACTCCAGTTGTTTTGCAGTTGGCTCCCAGTGAGGAA AGAGTGTATATGGTAGGGAAGGCAAACTCAGTGTTTGAAGACCTTTCAGTCACCTTGCGCCAGCTCCGTAATCGCCTGTTTCAAGAAAACTCTGTTCTCAGTTCACTCCCCCTCAATTCTCTGAGTAGGAACAATGAA GTTGACCTGCTCTTTCTTTCTGAACTGCAAGTGCTACATGATATTTCAAGTTTG CTGTCTCGTCATAAGCATCTAGCCAAGGATCATTCTCCTGATTTATATTCACTGGAGCTGGCAGGTTTGGATGAAATTGGGAAGCGTTACGGGGAAGACTCTGAACAATTCAGAGATGCTTCTAAGATCCTTGTTGACGCTCTGCAAAAG tttgcagatgacatgtacAGTCTTTATGGTGGGAATGCAGTGGTAGAGTTAGTCACTGTCAAGTCATTTGACACCTCCCTCATTAGGAAGACAAGGACTATCCTTGAGGCAAAACAAGCG AAGAACCCAGCAAGTCCCTATAACCTTGCATATAAGTATAATTTTGAATATTCCGTGGTTTTCAACATGGTACTTTGGATAATGATCGCCTTGGCCTTGGCTGTGATTATCACCTCTTACAATATTTGGAACATGGATCCTGGATATGATAGCATCATTTATAGGATGACAAACCAGAAGATTCGAATGGATTGA